TATGTTGACTGAAGATATTAGATATACTTCATGTTGCTATGTAGAAAGGTTTGCCAGACTTAAATATTAAGTCACATTAATCAAACTCCATCCTGTGTGCCATAACATGAATGGGTTTTTTGTTGACAGCATTTTCTCAATCATTGttcacttttcttatttatgaCTTCGTGCTCCTGCTTTCGTTTTAAGAAATTCTGTTTGCCTTTAGCCCAgagttctttctcctttccttcttgaaAGAGGTCTAGACCTAAACAAAAAGGTTAAGATTACATTCTGCCATTGAGTCTCTAATACAAAGATCATCTCCTCTGTATCCTGTTTTTGTGAAAATGGCTCTAACAAATAGCCAGTATGTTCCATGTGCAAACAGCAACTGTCTCCAAGATGAAAActaattgagaaataaaaataaaattgatgggttacaatctttctttttcttctcttgtttcctAATAGACCTACCAGAGGGACAGGGggaaaatgtcctttttctttctaaatcgTTCTTCTAGTGTCATATTGATTCTCTCTCAAGTACGCCCCGTAGTCTCAGGTGATCACATATTTTCTTACGTTCCTTGTATTGATACAGCACCTTGACATGAGCTGCTTTGCTGTGGCCACTCTGGTCATCGTTGGTATTCCTGGGCTGTACCAAACCTTCTCTGCATGAAACAAGGGAACAGGCTGTTTTTCAACAGTACTCTCAGTATTGGAAAAGTGATTATTGTTCACCCCAAGTGCTACCTTAAGTCTCTGTCAGTGTAGTTTAACGTTGCTTTTGACCTCTAAGACAATGCTCGAGTTCTTTTGTGTCTCCGCGGATGCAGGAGAAAAGGACTCCTCAGCTGAGTGTCAAGAGAGTCTCCTGCTGCAGGGTTTGTAGGAAAAAAAGATGTCTCGTTGTCTCGTCCGGTGTCTGAAAGCATACAAGGTGACCCGCTCCTACACGGTCACTGTGGCTCTCTTCCTTACCTCTGCATTCTCTcatccccctccctctgtttcAGCTAGCCGTGAGGTGGCTGGAACACAACTGCCATTACCAGTACATGGATGAGCTCCTGCAGTACATCCGCTTCGGCCTGATGGATGTGGACACTCTCCATACAGTTGCCCTGTCCCACCCCCTCGTCCAGGCAAGCAAAACTGCAACTGCTCTTGTCAATGAGGCCCTGGAATACCACCAGAGCATCTATGCACAGCCCGTTTGGCAGACTCGCAGGACAAAACCGCGCTTCCAGTCAGACACTCTGTATATCATTGGCGGGAAAAAGCGTGAGGTCTGTAAAGTCAAGGAACTTCGGTACTTCAATCCCGTTGACCAGGAGAATGCTCTCATAGCTGCCATTGCCAACTGGAGTGAGCTGGCTCCCATGCCCGTGGGAAGGAGCCATCACTGTGTGGCAGTCATGGGGGACTTTCTGTTTGTAGCAGGTGGAGAAGTTGAGCACGCTAGTGGCCGGACGTGTGCCGTGAGGACTGCCTGTCGCTATGACCCCCGCAGTAATTCCTGGGCCGAGATAGCACCCATGAAAAACTGCCGGGAACATTTTGTGCTGGGTGCCATGGATGAATACCTCTATGCGGTTGGGGGTAGAAATGAACTGCGCCAGGTTCTGCCTACAGTTGAGCGCTATTGCCCCAAGAAGAACAAGTGGACTTTTGTGCAGTCCTTTGACCGATCCCTTTCATGCCATGCTGGATATGTGGCCGATGGTCTTCTTTGGATCTCAGGTAGAACATGCCTCATAATGTTGGATTTTTCAAAAACCACTTCCGTTGtggcataaatttaaaaatcaagcttTGGTAGTCATGGCCATGTATAATTGAGCCACTGAACCAAGGATGCCATGTTAGCTAATTAACATTCACTTATTGGGCACCAACTCTAGAGAGAGCGGTGTTAATTGGAAGTAATTGACCTCTCTGTGACTTTCTGAGTGATTAAAGTATAAGGTGGAAATTAATGGCCCATCACATCCTTTTTCTATCAAACCTTCTTTGTTTAGATTGTCAGTCTTTGATACTCATGGACTGTTTTGCACATTTTGTGGTTTAtccagattctttgccttttttttttttttctttttccatcctgtTTTGGAACTAAGAGACGTTTCATCAAAGACAGGGCAGGCAAAGTAAAAACCCACcaaatcctttctgatggatacAGTAGGGGGTATATACCCAGATAGGAGCCATGCTATGCATGGATGGAAGGGATTTAATTTATTGGCTAAAGTAATGTTTC
The sequence above is drawn from the Mustela nigripes isolate SB6536 chromosome 5, MUSNIG.SB6536, whole genome shotgun sequence genome and encodes:
- the KLHL32 gene encoding kelch-like protein 32 isoform X4, producing the protein MDELLQYIRFGLMDVDTLHTVALSHPLVQASKTATALVNEALEYHQSIYAQPVWQTRRTKPRFQSDTLYIIGGKKREVCKVKELRYFNPVDQENALIAAIANWSELAPMPVGRSHHCVAVMGDFLFVAGGEVEHASGRTCAVRTACRYDPRSNSWAEIAPMKNCREHFVLGAMDEYLYAVGGRNELRQVLPTVERYCPKKNKWTFVQSFDRSLSCHAGYVADGLLWISGGVTNTAQYQNRLMVYEPNQNKWISRSPMLQRRVYHSMAAVQRKLYVLGGNDLDYNNDRILVRHIDSYDIDTDQWTRCNFNLLTGQNESGVAVHNERIYLVGGYSIWTNEPLACIQVVDVSREGKEEVFYGPTLPFASNGIAACFLPAPYFTCPNLQTLQVPHHRIGTI